From one Thermomicrobiales bacterium genomic stretch:
- a CDS encoding fumarylacetoacetate hydrolase family protein: MRLVRFAADGEIHSGESIEGDSLLRGNGGRLYRPDDVVWLPPVAPRKVVGLALNYADHAAELGMASPEEPALFFKPLTSLIGHRAPVIAPDNIEYMHYEVELAVVIGRGGRRIRAGEAMDHVRGYTIANDVTVRDFVHNFFRPPVKAKGFDTFGPLGPYLVVDEIDDPNALELRAYVNDELRQTGTTSMFVRDIPALIEYISEFMSLEPDDVILTGTPKGLSHVYPGDVMRLEVDGLGSLENPIVAQS; the protein is encoded by the coding sequence ATGCGATTGGTCCGATTCGCGGCCGATGGGGAGATTCATTCCGGCGAGTCGATCGAAGGCGATTCGCTGCTCCGAGGTAACGGCGGGCGGCTCTATCGTCCGGATGACGTCGTCTGGCTACCGCCGGTTGCGCCACGCAAGGTTGTTGGTCTGGCGCTCAACTACGCTGACCACGCCGCGGAGCTCGGCATGGCGTCGCCGGAAGAGCCGGCCTTGTTCTTCAAGCCATTGACGTCACTGATCGGACATCGCGCGCCTGTCATCGCGCCGGACAACATCGAGTATATGCACTACGAGGTAGAGCTCGCGGTTGTCATCGGGCGCGGAGGCCGGCGAATCCGCGCGGGCGAGGCGATGGATCATGTCCGGGGCTATACCATCGCGAACGATGTGACTGTGCGCGACTTTGTCCACAACTTCTTCCGCCCGCCGGTCAAAGCGAAAGGATTCGACACGTTTGGCCCACTGGGACCGTATCTTGTCGTCGATGAGATCGACGACCCGAATGCGCTTGAGCTGCGGGCCTATGTCAATGATGAGCTCCGGCAGACCGGCACAACGTCGATGTTTGTCCGCGATATCCCTGCGCTGATCGAGTACATCAGCGAGTTCATGTCGCTGGAGCCCGACGACGTCATTCTGACCGGGACGCCGAAGGGGCTCAGCCATGTCTATCCGGGGGATGTCATGCGGCTGGAAGTTGACGGACTCGGGTCGCTCGAGAATCCGATCGTCGCGCAATCGTAA
- the hpaD gene encoding 3,4-dihydroxyphenylacetate 2,3-dioxygenase, which yields MTNQQTNAEIRRGRPEPRSGANIIRSAHGEYRVTDLGRARAFYVDTLGFVETEQTADTLYLRGLEERDHHSLVLRKSSTPGAGHLAFKVASEDDLDRLAHHVAAAGLKPCWLASGEEIGQGRALRFNDPFGLPLEFVAEMTQVERLLQRFDLYRGAQVMRFDHFNCQVPDVRAAYEWYSAELGFGCSEYTVDDAGRIWATWLQRKQNVHDIAVMNGTGPRVHHFGFWVTDPLSVLRACDVLAADGWASSIERGPGRHGLSNAFFLYLRDPDGNRIEMYANDYLLADPDWEPIRWTLNDPRRATFWGHMPPASWFDDAALCESFEDGRLLPTAPAQLYDRPDHVT from the coding sequence GTGACCAATCAGCAAACGAATGCGGAGATTCGACGAGGCAGGCCGGAGCCGCGCTCCGGCGCAAACATCATCCGTTCGGCCCACGGCGAATATCGGGTGACTGACCTTGGCCGCGCCCGGGCGTTCTACGTCGACACACTGGGGTTCGTGGAGACCGAGCAAACGGCCGACACCCTGTATCTGCGTGGGCTGGAAGAGCGAGACCATCACTCACTCGTCTTGCGAAAGTCGTCAACGCCGGGCGCTGGTCACCTCGCGTTCAAGGTCGCGAGCGAGGACGATCTGGACCGGCTTGCCCATCATGTCGCGGCCGCGGGCCTCAAGCCCTGCTGGCTCGCCTCTGGCGAGGAGATTGGGCAGGGCAGGGCGCTGCGGTTCAACGATCCATTCGGCCTGCCGCTCGAGTTCGTTGCCGAGATGACACAGGTCGAACGACTGCTTCAACGGTTCGACCTCTACCGCGGCGCTCAGGTGATGCGATTTGACCACTTCAACTGCCAGGTCCCCGATGTCCGGGCTGCCTATGAGTGGTACTCCGCGGAGCTCGGCTTCGGCTGCTCGGAATACACAGTCGACGACGCCGGGCGAATCTGGGCGACCTGGCTCCAACGCAAGCAGAATGTCCACGACATCGCCGTGATGAATGGGACTGGGCCACGAGTCCACCATTTCGGCTTCTGGGTTACCGATCCGTTGTCAGTGCTCCGCGCGTGCGATGTGCTCGCCGCGGATGGCTGGGCGAGCAGCATCGAGCGTGGACCCGGACGCCATGGCTTGTCGAACGCATTCTTCCTGTATCTGCGAGACCCCGATGGTAACCGCATCGAGATGTATGCCAACGACTATCTGTTGGCCGATCCTGACTGGGAGCCGATTCGCTGGACGCTGAACGACCCGCGCCGCGCGACGTTCTGGGGTCATATGCCGCCGGCGTCGTGGTTCGATGACGCGGCACTCTGTGAGTCGTTTGAGGACGGGCGGCTTCTGCCAACAGCGCCAGCGCAACTGTACGATCGGCCCGATCACGTAACTTGA
- the hpaB gene encoding 4-hydroxyphenylacetate 3-monooxygenase, oxygenase component, which translates to MGARTGQQFIDGLKAHPREVYIEGELVRDVTEHRAFRNVIESLAHLYDMQHDPQYRDDLTYESPDTGERVGTAFMQPRSRADLQHRGRGFKAWADYSHGMLGRTPDYLSSSLMSFAGAHDYFAKNNPDFGKNVESYYRRAREEDLCLTHTLINPQANRSVGPSQQADPFLSARVVEEKDGGIVIRGARMLATLGPIADEIEVFPSTVVKSDPADAPYAFGFVVPCGAPGLKFLCRETYDLGRSKHDHPLGSRFEEMDAIVIFDDVFIPWERVFLYGDPELANGAFGATNAVIHMAHQVIAKNIAKTEFMLGLASLIVDTIAIEPFQHVHEKVSEIIIGLECMRALKATAENDAQLDRWGIMTPAREPLDAARNLYPKLYPRFVEIIQQLSASGLMATPTEADINGAIGPTIDRYLTAARADARDRVALFRLAWDTAVSSFGSRQVLYERFFFGDPVRMAGALFNTYDRKPYMDMVREFVAEGRQATMPEAASGGTE; encoded by the coding sequence ATGGGAGCACGAACAGGCCAGCAATTCATCGACGGGCTGAAGGCGCACCCGCGAGAGGTGTACATCGAGGGCGAGCTCGTTCGGGATGTGACCGAGCATCGAGCGTTTCGAAACGTTATCGAGAGTCTCGCTCATCTCTACGACATGCAGCACGATCCGCAGTATCGTGACGACCTGACCTACGAGTCACCAGACACCGGAGAGCGTGTCGGGACCGCGTTCATGCAGCCGCGCTCGCGTGCCGATCTGCAGCATCGCGGGCGAGGATTCAAGGCATGGGCCGACTATTCGCACGGGATGCTTGGCCGGACGCCCGACTACCTCAGCTCGTCGCTGATGTCGTTCGCGGGCGCCCACGACTACTTTGCGAAGAACAACCCAGACTTTGGCAAGAACGTCGAGTCGTATTACCGGCGGGCCCGCGAGGAGGATCTCTGCCTCACCCACACGCTGATCAACCCGCAGGCAAACCGTTCGGTCGGCCCATCACAGCAGGCCGATCCGTTTCTGTCGGCGCGCGTCGTCGAAGAGAAAGACGGCGGCATCGTCATCCGCGGGGCCAGAATGCTGGCAACGCTCGGGCCGATCGCCGATGAGATCGAAGTGTTTCCCTCGACCGTCGTCAAGTCCGACCCGGCCGATGCCCCGTATGCGTTCGGATTCGTTGTCCCCTGTGGCGCGCCGGGGCTGAAGTTCCTCTGCCGTGAGACATACGATCTTGGACGCTCCAAGCATGATCACCCGCTCGGCTCGCGGTTCGAAGAGATGGACGCGATCGTCATTTTCGACGATGTCTTCATTCCGTGGGAGCGAGTATTCCTGTATGGAGATCCGGAGCTGGCCAACGGCGCGTTTGGCGCGACGAACGCAGTGATCCACATGGCGCACCAGGTGATTGCAAAGAACATTGCGAAGACCGAATTCATGCTAGGTCTTGCAAGCCTGATCGTCGATACGATCGCAATCGAGCCATTCCAGCATGTCCACGAGAAAGTGTCGGAGATCATCATCGGGCTGGAGTGCATGCGAGCGCTCAAGGCGACTGCCGAAAATGATGCCCAGCTGGATCGCTGGGGCATCATGACCCCGGCGCGTGAGCCACTTGACGCTGCTCGCAACCTCTATCCGAAGCTCTACCCCCGCTTCGTCGAGATCATCCAGCAGCTATCCGCCAGCGGCCTGATGGCGACACCGACCGAAGCGGACATCAACGGAGCGATCGGCCCCACGATCGACCGATACCTGACGGCCGCGAGGGCGGATGCTCGCGACCGTGTTGCGTTGTTCCGGTTGGCGTGGGATACCGCCGTGTCATCGTTTGGCTCCAGGCAGGTGCTCTACGAGCGATTCTTCTTCGGCGATCCGGTGCGGATGGCCGGCGCGTTGTTCAACACATACGACCGCAAGCCATATATGGACATGGTTCGTGAGTTCGTTGCAGAGGGACGTCAGGCGACGATGCCTGAGGCTGCCAGTGGCGGCACCGAATGA
- a CDS encoding glycosyltransferase: protein MSRHVVVVAPWLPLPADFGGALRTFHLVRELARRDEVTLLCPARSDELPRAIELGTICNVTTVPATWTPRHPASFGKRLLQFRSIGSRQSFLEKSTWSTQLQRVLDRLFLTTQVDLVHYESTRMALFRPPTATPTVIDAHDIEMTLLTRVAHAASGDIERALKLAEARKVGWLERRLWAGSDLAIATSDRDAAAIEASTGQIARVVPNGVDVASFSRPSDWARRRDIVFTGVMRHQPNSDAARWYLDEIHPLVQRTAPDVRVVFAGADPPSWLLDRATNDVVVTGRVADIRPWIWSAAVAIVPLRSGGGTRLKIFEALAAGTPLVSTTIGAEGINGIADAILCADDPAAFARAVGAILSDETLATRLSENGRRLVGYYDWGTIGNQLASAHDEAVERFVSKHRDSDTTPLDWSGRLWKKG from the coding sequence GTGAGTCGTCACGTCGTCGTCGTGGCGCCCTGGTTGCCATTGCCGGCAGACTTCGGCGGGGCGCTACGCACGTTTCATCTGGTTCGCGAGCTCGCTCGGCGGGACGAGGTGACACTGCTGTGTCCGGCGCGTTCCGACGAGCTTCCGCGGGCGATTGAGCTCGGCACAATCTGCAACGTGACGACCGTCCCGGCCACTTGGACACCGCGCCACCCGGCGAGTTTCGGCAAGCGGCTACTACAGTTCCGCTCAATCGGAAGTCGCCAGTCCTTCCTCGAGAAATCGACCTGGTCGACGCAGCTGCAGCGAGTCCTCGACCGCCTGTTTCTGACGACGCAGGTGGATCTGGTCCATTACGAGTCGACACGGATGGCGCTCTTTCGCCCGCCAACTGCGACCCCGACGGTCATCGACGCGCACGACATCGAAATGACGCTCCTGACGCGCGTCGCTCACGCGGCAAGCGGGGATATCGAGCGCGCCCTGAAGCTTGCGGAGGCACGGAAAGTCGGATGGCTGGAGCGACGGCTCTGGGCCGGCAGCGACCTCGCGATCGCCACATCGGATCGCGATGCCGCGGCGATCGAAGCCTCGACCGGCCAGATAGCACGCGTCGTGCCAAATGGAGTGGATGTCGCCTCATTCTCTCGCCCGTCGGATTGGGCGCGGCGACGCGATATCGTATTCACTGGTGTGATGCGGCACCAACCGAACAGCGACGCCGCCCGCTGGTATCTCGACGAGATTCACCCGCTCGTCCAGCGAACTGCTCCGGATGTCCGTGTCGTGTTCGCGGGCGCGGACCCGCCGTCGTGGTTGCTGGATCGGGCCACCAACGACGTCGTCGTTACCGGCCGAGTGGCCGATATCCGACCATGGATCTGGTCGGCGGCAGTTGCGATCGTGCCGCTGCGGTCGGGTGGCGGGACACGATTGAAGATCTTCGAAGCGCTGGCCGCCGGCACGCCCCTGGTTTCCACCACAATCGGCGCGGAGGGTATCAACGGGATCGCGGATGCAATCCTGTGCGCCGATGATCCGGCGGCGTTTGCGCGCGCCGTCGGCGCAATCCTGTCAGACGAGACGCTCGCGACGCGACTGAGCGAGAATGGGCGGCGCCTTGTCGGCTATTACGACTGGGGAACGATCGGAAATCAGCTCGCATCCGCACATGACGAGGCGGTCGAACGGTTCGTTTCGAAACATCGTGACTCCGACACAACCCCCCTCGATTGGTCCGGCCGATTGTGGAAGAAAGGTTGA
- a CDS encoding flavin reductase family protein — protein sequence MNAMPTVDQTAFRRAVGQFATGVTVITIQHDGHVHGMTANSFASVSLEPPLVLFCVGKSARMAGLIRDAEGFAINILSDRQMQVSRQFAGANKDAAARTVKLQRGPVAPLLSHSLAALSCRTHEIHEAGDHWIVIGQVVALHEPDQARAHGPLAFFRSRYCDLIEPPTPAEQADRWMNDEIRIYHEEWSAGDLNEPAERPELPW from the coding sequence ATGAACGCGATGCCAACCGTCGACCAGACAGCGTTCCGCCGCGCCGTGGGGCAGTTCGCGACCGGGGTGACGGTTATCACGATCCAGCACGATGGCCACGTGCACGGGATGACCGCCAACTCATTCGCATCGGTTTCGCTTGAGCCGCCGCTGGTGTTGTTTTGCGTTGGGAAGTCGGCGCGAATGGCGGGGTTGATCAGGGATGCGGAGGGATTCGCGATCAACATCCTCAGCGATCGGCAAATGCAGGTGTCACGCCAGTTTGCCGGGGCGAACAAGGATGCCGCCGCGCGCACGGTGAAGTTGCAACGCGGGCCTGTAGCGCCTCTTCTCAGCCATTCCCTGGCGGCACTGTCGTGCAGGACGCACGAGATCCACGAGGCGGGCGATCACTGGATCGTCATCGGGCAGGTCGTGGCGCTGCACGAACCTGATCAGGCGAGGGCACACGGACCGCTCGCCTTCTTCCGGTCGCGCTACTGCGACCTGATCGAGCCACCGACGCCGGCCGAGCAGGCGGATCGCTGGATGAATGACGAAATTCGCATCTACCACGAGGAATGGAGCGCCGGCGATCTGAACGAGCCGGCGGAGAGGCCGGAGTTGCCATGGTGA